Proteins encoded by one window of Roseibium sp. Sym1:
- a CDS encoding trimethylamine methyltransferase family protein, which produces MTDDIDMAPLEDTQPARRGRRRRGGEKATPDLFPQKPFRQPRNIFTPLEAVSADELEAIHDASMRVLEEIGIDFLHEDAKAMLKAAGADVTPGEDRVRMDRAMVTELVAKAPAEFTIRARNRAHDLQIGGNAISFSCVASAPNAVDRDGGRRPGNREDFQNFLKLSQYFNIIHCLMGYPVEPVDIHASVRHLDGIADFLRLTDKVYHIYSLGMERNRDGLELTRIGYGLTREEFERTPCTTTVINTSSPLRLDTPMLQGLIEMANAGQVSIVTPFTLAGAMAPVTVAGALTLQNAEALAGIAFAQIVKPGAPVVYGGFTSNVDMRSGAPAFGTPEYMKAAIVGGQLARRYNLPYRSSGVCAANTVDYQAALETTLSEWGAINGGANLIKHAAGWLEGGLSAGFEKFITDIDLLQKIAEYLTPLDVSEEALAIDAIREVGPAGHFFGTEHTQARYKDAFYAPIVSDWRNYETWAEAGSPIAYDKANMLFKKALEAYEQPALDPAIDEEITAFVEKRKAEGGAPTDF; this is translated from the coding sequence ATGACGGACGATATCGACATGGCTCCTCTTGAGGACACGCAACCGGCCCGGCGCGGGCGGCGGCGCAGGGGCGGCGAAAAGGCGACACCGGACCTCTTCCCGCAAAAACCGTTCAGGCAGCCGCGCAACATCTTCACGCCGCTGGAAGCGGTGTCCGCCGACGAACTGGAAGCCATCCACGATGCCTCCATGCGCGTTCTGGAGGAAATCGGCATCGACTTCCTGCACGAAGACGCAAAGGCCATGCTGAAAGCGGCCGGTGCTGACGTGACGCCGGGCGAGGACCGGGTGCGCATGGACCGCGCCATGGTCACGGAGCTCGTCGCCAAGGCCCCGGCCGAATTCACGATCCGCGCCCGCAACCGCGCCCATGATCTTCAGATCGGCGGCAATGCCATTTCGTTTTCCTGCGTCGCCAGCGCCCCCAACGCCGTCGACCGGGACGGCGGACGCCGGCCGGGAAACCGGGAGGATTTCCAGAACTTTCTCAAGCTCTCGCAGTATTTCAACATCATTCACTGCCTGATGGGCTATCCGGTCGAACCGGTCGACATTCATGCCTCCGTCCGCCATCTGGACGGCATTGCCGACTTCCTGCGCCTGACAGACAAGGTCTATCACATCTACTCGCTCGGAATGGAGCGCAACCGGGACGGCCTGGAACTGACCCGGATCGGCTATGGCCTGACGCGCGAGGAGTTCGAAAGAACCCCCTGCACCACAACCGTGATCAACACCTCCTCGCCGCTGCGCCTCGACACGCCGATGCTGCAGGGCCTGATCGAGATGGCCAATGCCGGCCAGGTCTCCATCGTCACGCCGTTCACGCTGGCCGGCGCCATGGCACCGGTGACGGTGGCAGGCGCACTGACCCTGCAGAACGCCGAGGCGCTCGCCGGGATCGCCTTCGCCCAGATCGTGAAACCCGGCGCCCCGGTGGTCTATGGCGGCTTCACCTCGAATGTCGACATGCGCTCGGGCGCACCGGCCTTCGGCACGCCGGAATACATGAAAGCGGCGATTGTCGGCGGCCAGCTGGCACGCCGGTACAACCTGCCCTACCGCTCCTCCGGCGTGTGTGCGGCCAACACGGTCGACTACCAGGCCGCGCTTGAAACCACCCTTTCGGAATGGGGGGCGATCAATGGCGGCGCCAATCTCATCAAGCATGCCGCGGGCTGGCTGGAAGGCGGCCTCAGCGCCGGGTTCGAGAAATTCATCACCGATATCGACCTTCTGCAGAAGATCGCCGAGTACCTGACCCCGCTCGATGTCTCCGAGGAAGCGCTCGCCATCGACGCGATCCGCGAGGTCGGCCCGGCCGGGCATTTCTTCGGCACCGAACACACCCAGGCCCGTTACAAGGACGCGTTCTACGCCCCGATCGTCTCCGACTGGCGCAATTACGAGACCTGGGCGGAAGCCGGCAGCCCGATCGCCTATGACAAGGCCAACATGCTCTTCAAGAAGGCGCTGGAAGCCTATGAGCAGCCTGCCCTTGACCCGGCCATCGACGAAGAGATCACCGCCTTTGTCGAGAAGCGCAAGGCCGAGGGCGGCGCCCCGACCGATTTCTGA
- a CDS encoding phosphotransferase, with product MSERLSDEDLLGFLKTLLPVEDWSAAKLRPLPVNYTCRFWWLDATGRVYLIKEFFPGNEENPLYPTLPEQEADALSVLARYDLAPELEAFAQSPAGTPILVYGYAPRREEEIEVGEAAELIGRFAALDEPIPSHQVVPSGYHEVLKSGDDMLALIPQSRKAANLMRLRPETGAVPRREPVRSLVHRSFCLGTILATGDGARLIDWQFAGLGDPVEDIACFVSPGLAMLYGLHPLVAHVEDMFLEHYPHQETVERFLEDRTAYHWRLAAYCLLRHETLSTSNAPAARAYGRALEEEVDLLLRLRQR from the coding sequence GTGAGCGAACGACTTTCAGATGAGGACCTGCTGGGCTTTCTGAAGACCCTGTTGCCGGTCGAGGACTGGAGTGCCGCAAAACTGCGGCCGCTGCCGGTCAACTATACCTGCCGGTTCTGGTGGCTGGACGCGACGGGGCGTGTCTATCTGATCAAGGAGTTCTTCCCGGGCAACGAGGAAAACCCGCTCTACCCGACCCTGCCGGAGCAGGAAGCCGACGCCCTTTCGGTGCTGGCCCGCTACGACCTTGCACCCGAGCTGGAAGCGTTTGCCCAGAGCCCGGCAGGCACGCCCATCCTTGTCTATGGATATGCGCCGCGCCGTGAGGAGGAAATCGAGGTTGGTGAAGCGGCGGAGCTGATCGGCCGCTTCGCGGCGCTGGACGAACCCATTCCCAGCCATCAAGTCGTGCCGTCCGGTTACCACGAGGTGCTCAAGAGCGGCGACGACATGCTCGCCCTCATTCCGCAGAGCCGCAAGGCGGCGAACCTGATGCGGCTGCGCCCGGAAACCGGTGCGGTGCCGCGGCGCGAGCCGGTTCGCTCCCTCGTGCACCGCAGCTTTTGCCTCGGCACAATCCTGGCAACCGGCGACGGCGCCCGGCTGATCGACTGGCAGTTCGCGGGCCTTGGCGATCCGGTCGAGGATATCGCCTGTTTCGTCTCGCCCGGGCTTGCCATGCTCTACGGCCTGCATCCACTGGTCGCCCATGTCGAGGACATGTTCCTGGAACACTATCCGCACCAGGAAACGGTCGAGCGGTTCCTGGAGGACCGCACCGCCTATCACTGGCGCCTCGCGGCCTATTGCCTGCTGCGCCACGAGACCCTGAGCACGTCCAATGCCCCCGCGGCGCGCGCCTATGGCCGCGCGCTGGAAGAGGAAGTCGATCTGCTCTTGCGGCTGCGGCAACGGTAA
- the gndA gene encoding NADP-dependent phosphogluconate dehydrogenase translates to MSSQGAEIGLIGLGTMGGNLALNIAEHGFQVAVYNRTTEKTDQFVAKAGELASRLVPTKTLEDFVASIKSPRAVILMVPAGDAVDAQIEALRPLLDPEDLIIDAGNANYHDTNRRAKEAAEKGPRFMGIGVSGGEEGARFGPSIMGGGARDAWDQVGHILEAISAKHETEPCAAYLGEAGAGHLVKTVHNGIEYADMQMIAEVYGVMRDGFGLSAAEIGDVFEKWNGGILQSYLIEISYKVAKTADPDTGKPMLDIILDKAGQKGTGRWTAIEALMLGTPASAIEAAVATRNMSARLDERKAGEAEFGAAPSGMDRESVTIDALEAALVAGKIICYAQGFGLILEAAKQYGWAMPLPEIARIWRAGCIIRSAMLNDMSSALADDAERNLMLAPFFSEKLKQTEAMLRQVVAQAALHGLPVPALSAALSYFDIMRTARSTANMLQGQRDFFGAHGFERTDRDGGGYHGPWAMG, encoded by the coding sequence ATGAGCTCACAGGGTGCGGAAATCGGACTGATCGGATTGGGCACGATGGGCGGCAATCTGGCGCTCAACATCGCCGAACATGGCTTTCAGGTCGCGGTCTATAACCGGACAACGGAAAAGACCGACCAGTTCGTCGCAAAGGCCGGTGAGCTGGCGTCCAGGCTGGTGCCGACCAAGACGCTGGAAGACTTCGTCGCCTCGATCAAATCGCCGCGCGCGGTCATCCTGATGGTGCCCGCCGGCGACGCGGTCGATGCCCAGATCGAGGCGCTGCGGCCGCTGCTGGACCCGGAAGACCTGATCATAGACGCGGGCAATGCCAACTATCACGACACCAACCGGCGCGCCAAGGAAGCGGCTGAAAAAGGCCCACGCTTCATGGGCATTGGTGTTTCCGGCGGCGAAGAGGGCGCGCGCTTTGGTCCGTCGATCATGGGCGGCGGCGCCAGGGATGCCTGGGACCAGGTTGGCCACATCCTGGAAGCGATTTCCGCGAAGCATGAAACCGAACCCTGCGCGGCCTATCTCGGCGAAGCCGGGGCCGGTCACCTGGTCAAGACCGTTCATAACGGCATTGAATATGCCGACATGCAGATGATCGCCGAGGTCTATGGCGTGATGCGCGACGGCTTCGGCCTGTCCGCCGCGGAGATCGGCGATGTATTTGAAAAATGGAACGGCGGCATCCTGCAGTCCTACCTGATCGAGATCTCCTACAAGGTCGCCAAGACTGCGGATCCGGACACCGGCAAGCCGATGCTGGACATCATTCTCGACAAGGCCGGCCAGAAGGGCACCGGCCGCTGGACCGCCATCGAGGCGCTGATGCTGGGCACGCCCGCGAGCGCGATCGAGGCGGCGGTCGCGACCCGCAACATGTCGGCACGGCTGGACGAGCGCAAGGCGGGCGAAGCGGAGTTCGGCGCGGCACCTTCCGGCATGGACCGCGAGAGCGTTACGATCGATGCGCTGGAAGCCGCGCTCGTCGCCGGAAAGATCATCTGCTACGCGCAGGGTTTCGGCCTGATCCTGGAAGCGGCAAAACAATACGGTTGGGCGATGCCGCTGCCGGAAATCGCCCGGATCTGGCGCGCCGGCTGCATCATCCGCTCCGCCATGTTGAACGACATGTCCTCGGCGCTCGCCGATGATGCTGAACGCAACCTGATGCTGGCGCCGTTCTTCTCCGAAAAGCTGAAACAGACCGAGGCCATGCTTCGCCAGGTGGTCGCCCAGGCGGCGCTTCACGGCCTTCCGGTGCCGGCGCTGTCGGCGGCGCTGTCCTATTTCGACATCATGCGCACCGCCCGCTCCACCGCCAACATGCTCCAGGGCCAGCGTGACTTCTTCGGCGCCCACGGCTTCGAGCGCACCGACAGGGACGGTGGCGGTTACCACGGTCCCTGGGCGATGGGGTGA
- a CDS encoding sugar phosphate isomerase/epimerase family protein yields the protein MTDLPILGAALNVDTLEAHRDLMLEKPRDLELQDFVEAEVLNGDWQPLADRARALLDGHQGRVGIHGPFWGFSVDTMDVDVRQIVKKRLWQGLDVCEALGGTHMVVHSPYSTWDHNNLDNYDSARAQKIELCHLAMKDAVRRAEDIGCELVIENIEDKDPYARIELAESFGSEAVRISVDTGHAHYAHGSTGAPPVDYFIKAAGNRLRHIHLQDADGYADRHWTLGEGTINWHSVFDALGRLDSNPRLIVELRDHDGLPDSIANMAALGLAQ from the coding sequence ATGACCGACCTCCCGATCCTCGGCGCAGCGCTCAACGTCGATACGCTCGAAGCGCATCGCGACCTCATGCTCGAAAAGCCGCGCGATCTCGAGTTGCAGGATTTCGTCGAGGCTGAGGTGCTGAACGGTGACTGGCAGCCATTGGCCGACAGGGCCAGGGCCCTGCTCGACGGTCACCAGGGCCGAGTCGGCATTCACGGACCCTTCTGGGGCTTTTCCGTCGACACGATGGATGTCGATGTGCGCCAGATCGTCAAGAAACGGCTGTGGCAGGGGCTGGATGTCTGCGAGGCGCTCGGCGGCACGCACATGGTCGTGCACAGCCCCTATTCCACCTGGGACCACAATAACCTCGACAACTACGACAGCGCCCGCGCGCAAAAGATCGAGCTCTGCCACCTCGCCATGAAGGACGCCGTCAGGCGTGCGGAAGACATCGGCTGCGAGCTGGTGATCGAGAATATCGAGGACAAGGATCCTTACGCCCGGATCGAGCTTGCAGAGAGTTTCGGATCCGAGGCCGTCAGGATCTCCGTCGACACCGGCCATGCCCATTATGCCCATGGGTCCACCGGCGCTCCGCCGGTCGATTATTTCATCAAGGCCGCCGGCAACCGCCTGCGCCATATTCATCTGCAGGACGCCGATGGCTATGCCGACCGGCACTGGACCCTCGGCGAAGGCACCATTAACTGGCATTCCGTGTTCGACGCCCTTGGCAGGCTCGACAGCAACCCGCGCCTGATCGTCGAACTGCGCGATCACGACGGCCTGCCCGACTCGATCGCCAACATGGCGGCGCTGGGTCTGGCGCAGTAG
- a CDS encoding 2-hydroxyacid dehydrogenase yields the protein MTPVVPFVSEASADERQAWRDALPEALKDIAIVKPFEDLTADEREDATVAIVANPDPAKVAALRNLVWVQSLWAGVERLTAELPSEGPAIVRLTDPQMAETMSEAVLAWTFYLHRDMPRYQAQQRRKVWQGHDLRLPKERTVGVLGLGKLGGASALRLKDNGFNVLGWSRSAKALTGIACYHGADGLRTVLQKSDILVLLMPLTADTRGMIGSAELGDCKDGASLINFARGPILDDAALLHALDKGPLSHAVLDVFDEEPLPASHPFWDHDKVTVLPHISAPTITSTASRIVALNIGGYFADGTVPPSVDRSRGY from the coding sequence ATGACCCCCGTCGTTCCCTTTGTTTCCGAAGCCAGCGCGGACGAACGCCAGGCCTGGCGCGATGCGCTTCCGGAAGCTTTGAAGGACATCGCGATCGTCAAGCCCTTCGAGGACCTCACAGCCGATGAACGCGAGGACGCGACGGTTGCCATCGTCGCCAATCCGGATCCGGCCAAAGTCGCCGCCCTGCGCAATCTTGTCTGGGTGCAGAGCCTGTGGGCCGGGGTCGAGCGGCTGACCGCCGAACTGCCGTCCGAAGGCCCGGCGATCGTGCGCCTGACCGATCCGCAAATGGCCGAGACCATGTCGGAGGCCGTTCTGGCCTGGACATTCTACCTGCACCGGGACATGCCGCGCTACCAGGCACAGCAGCGGCGGAAAGTCTGGCAGGGTCACGATCTCAGGCTGCCGAAGGAACGCACGGTCGGCGTGCTCGGCCTCGGCAAGCTCGGCGGCGCATCCGCCCTCCGCCTCAAGGACAACGGCTTCAATGTCCTCGGTTGGAGCCGGAGCGCGAAGGCGCTCACCGGGATCGCCTGCTACCACGGGGCGGACGGACTGAGAACGGTTCTTCAGAAGTCGGACATTCTCGTCCTGCTGATGCCCCTGACGGCGGACACCCGGGGCATGATCGGTAGCGCGGAACTCGGCGACTGCAAGGACGGCGCGTCACTCATCAACTTTGCCCGCGGCCCGATTCTGGATGACGCAGCCCTCCTGCACGCACTCGACAAGGGGCCGCTCTCCCATGCAGTGCTCGACGTGTTCGACGAGGAGCCTCTGCCCGCATCCCATCCCTTCTGGGACCATGACAAGGTGACCGTGCTGCCGCATATCTCGGCACCGACCATCACCAGCACCGCTTCCAGGATCGTGGCGCTGAACATCGGCGGTTACTTCGCCGACGGCACCGTGCCACCCAGCGTCGATCGCAGCCGGGGATATTGA
- a CDS encoding VOC family protein — MQPCFHLAYHVTDLDEARAFYGGLLGCAEGRSTDTWVDFNFFGHQISLHLGRPFETTNTGKVGDHMVPMPHLGVVLAMDRWKSLAEKLTQANLAFIIAPTIRFEGQPGEQSTMFFRDPSGNPIEIKGFADEAGVFAT; from the coding sequence ATGCAACCCTGCTTTCATCTCGCCTATCACGTCACCGACCTCGATGAGGCGCGCGCCTTTTATGGAGGCCTGCTGGGCTGTGCCGAAGGCCGCAGCACCGACACCTGGGTCGATTTCAATTTCTTCGGCCACCAGATCTCGCTGCATCTCGGCAGGCCCTTCGAGACCACCAACACCGGCAAGGTCGGGGATCACATGGTGCCGATGCCTCATCTCGGCGTCGTGCTGGCGATGGACCGCTGGAAGTCGCTTGCGGAAAAACTCACACAGGCTAACCTCGCCTTCATCATCGCCCCGACCATCCGCTTCGAGGGCCAGCCGGGCGAACAGAGCACCATGTTCTTCAGGGATCCGTCCGGCAATCCGATCGAAATCAAGGGCTTCGCCGACGAAGCCGGAGTATTTGCCACATGA
- a CDS encoding LysR family transcriptional regulator, which produces MDTRFLESLLAVAETGSIAAAARQQGLTAAAISQRIRVLEVEFGTELLNRSAHAATPTEACLRLLPAASRLVRDAGRLAGHIDPEGLGGPFRLGAISTALLDHAPAVIRAFRRHAPKAVLTVRPGTSESLYDELLAGNLDAAITVAAPFALPREVRSETLALQPVVHVVPKGAFEAPGDAEALPWIVYDRASWGGRGIWEEHGRWMSAGHILCELDALETIAVMVSQGSGQAVLPLWHGLEKDEAGFSVRRLDPVVNRRVVFLQQRTGAAKALARLALSALLPEAGVSP; this is translated from the coding sequence TTGGATACCCGGTTCCTTGAAAGCCTGCTGGCGGTTGCCGAAACCGGATCGATTGCGGCGGCGGCCCGGCAACAGGGCCTGACGGCGGCGGCGATCAGCCAGAGGATTCGCGTGCTGGAGGTGGAATTCGGCACCGAGCTTCTCAACAGGAGCGCGCATGCGGCGACGCCGACCGAGGCCTGCCTTCGCCTGCTGCCCGCCGCTTCCCGGCTCGTCCGGGACGCCGGCCGGCTGGCCGGCCACATCGATCCGGAAGGTCTCGGCGGCCCTTTCCGGCTGGGAGCCATATCCACGGCGCTTCTGGACCACGCCCCGGCGGTCATCCGCGCCTTCCGCAGGCACGCGCCGAAAGCGGTGTTGACGGTCCGGCCGGGAACGTCCGAAAGCCTTTATGACGAGCTTCTTGCGGGCAATCTGGACGCGGCGATCACGGTTGCCGCACCGTTTGCCCTGCCCAGGGAAGTGCGCAGCGAGACACTCGCCCTTCAGCCGGTTGTCCATGTCGTGCCGAAGGGAGCTTTCGAGGCGCCCGGGGACGCGGAAGCGTTGCCCTGGATCGTCTACGACCGGGCGTCGTGGGGCGGGCGCGGGATCTGGGAAGAGCATGGGCGGTGGATGTCCGCCGGACATATCCTGTGCGAACTGGATGCCCTGGAGACGATTGCCGTGATGGTGTCACAAGGCAGTGGCCAGGCTGTCCTGCCCTTGTGGCACGGCCTTGAAAAGGACGAGGCCGGATTTTCGGTCAGGCGCCTTGACCCGGTCGTGAACCGTCGGGTCGTGTTTCTGCAGCAACGCACGGGCGCGGCGAAGGCTCTGGCCCGGTTGGCCTTGTCGGCCCTCCTGCCGGAAGCCGGGGTGTCGCCATAG
- a CDS encoding glycine betaine ABC transporter substrate-binding protein, whose translation MKKLFVSVMVAAMTGLASPAMAEDCGTITVAEMNWASAGAIAQIDRIILENGYSCDVELVSGDTIPTFTSMTEDGEPDMAPELWINGVREPLGQAVADGSLIMGGKVLSEGGVEGFWVPSYLAEKHDIRTVDDALAHPELFPGAEDEGKGALHTCPVGWSCRTATRNQFRAYDGAEKGFVLVDPGSAAGLDESLARAYERKQGWLGYYWGPTALLGKYDMTLLDFGVPHDKREWDSCTVIADCADPKRNAWDKSEVFTVVTDAFAQKAGVAMDYVMSRSWDNRTAGKVMAWMEDNKATNEDGAYYFLENFEDVWGRWVSPEVAEKVKAAF comes from the coding sequence ATGAAGAAGCTGTTTGTCTCCGTCATGGTGGCCGCAATGACGGGTCTGGCCTCGCCGGCAATGGCGGAGGACTGCGGAACGATCACCGTGGCGGAAATGAACTGGGCGTCCGCCGGAGCCATCGCGCAGATCGACAGGATCATCCTGGAAAACGGCTATAGCTGCGACGTGGAGCTGGTCTCCGGCGACACGATACCGACCTTCACTTCCATGACTGAAGACGGCGAGCCGGACATGGCGCCGGAACTGTGGATCAACGGTGTGCGTGAGCCGCTTGGTCAGGCGGTTGCCGACGGATCGCTGATCATGGGCGGCAAAGTTCTCAGCGAGGGAGGCGTCGAAGGTTTCTGGGTCCCGAGCTATCTTGCCGAGAAACATGACATCCGCACCGTTGACGACGCGCTTGCGCATCCGGAACTGTTCCCGGGCGCTGAAGACGAAGGCAAGGGGGCCCTCCACACCTGCCCGGTCGGTTGGAGCTGCCGCACTGCGACCAGGAACCAGTTCCGTGCCTATGACGGCGCGGAAAAAGGTTTCGTGCTGGTCGATCCGGGCTCAGCCGCGGGCCTCGACGAATCGCTGGCCCGTGCCTACGAACGCAAACAGGGATGGCTGGGCTACTACTGGGGCCCGACCGCCCTTCTCGGCAAATACGACATGACATTGCTCGACTTCGGCGTTCCGCACGACAAGCGGGAATGGGACAGCTGCACCGTGATTGCTGATTGCGCGGATCCGAAACGGAATGCCTGGGACAAGTCGGAGGTTTTCACCGTTGTGACCGACGCTTTCGCGCAAAAGGCCGGCGTGGCGATGGACTATGTCATGAGCCGCAGCTGGGACAATCGCACAGCCGGGAAGGTCATGGCCTGGATGGAGGACAACAAGGCCACAAATGAAGATGGTGCCTATTACTTCCTGGAAAACTTCGAGGATGTCTGGGGCAGGTGGGTCAGCCCGGAAGTCGCCGAAAAGGTGAAGGCGGCCTTCTGA
- a CDS encoding HlyD family type I secretion periplasmic adaptor subunit: MAAKDDPDTLRKAVYGRVGLPLELEDGVPPAFYSRLLAGLAVATILLMVWAAVGQIREVASTIGEIAPAGQILTVEHLEGGIVNDILVEEGQLVNAGDAIARLEKQDTTAELARIESRLSYLELEERRLLAQEYSDANSVGLRLDPTVDGLSAQQRAALTANRKAVADEQDAYTARVAQRRAEVVSLEAQIELQKSQVALEKEKFEIQEGLLNDGYTSRRRYLEAKGEYQRSQVTLEQLIGKHAQARETLTEALASLAQAGAEVNRDVADERARIAQERAELKQEIAKLKDRQERLFVKAPVDGYVKSLGQTGRGAVVNPGDMIAEIVPLSENLVAEVKVNPKDIGHINVGDKADITITSYDPNIYGTLSARVETISASSFQDEYGEYYFKATLAFPGQTIGTGSHKRPVRPGMQVNAQVVTGSKSILMYLLNPVTRAARTIFTER, from the coding sequence ATGGCAGCAAAAGACGATCCCGACACATTGCGCAAGGCCGTATACGGCCGCGTCGGCCTTCCGCTGGAACTGGAAGACGGTGTGCCGCCGGCCTTCTATTCACGGCTCCTGGCCGGTTTGGCCGTCGCCACGATCCTGCTCATGGTCTGGGCCGCGGTGGGACAGATACGGGAAGTTGCCAGCACCATCGGCGAAATCGCCCCGGCCGGTCAGATCCTGACGGTTGAACATCTGGAAGGCGGCATCGTCAACGACATCCTGGTGGAAGAGGGGCAACTGGTGAATGCCGGCGACGCGATCGCACGGCTAGAGAAGCAGGACACGACTGCCGAACTCGCCCGGATCGAAAGCCGCCTCAGCTATCTTGAGCTGGAGGAACGGCGCCTGCTCGCCCAGGAATACAGCGACGCCAATTCCGTCGGTCTGCGCCTCGACCCGACGGTCGACGGACTGAGCGCTCAACAGCGTGCCGCCCTGACGGCCAACCGGAAGGCCGTCGCCGACGAGCAGGACGCCTACACCGCCCGCGTGGCACAAAGGCGTGCCGAAGTGGTCAGCCTCGAAGCGCAGATCGAACTGCAAAAGTCACAGGTTGCCCTGGAGAAGGAGAAATTCGAAATCCAGGAAGGCCTGCTGAACGACGGTTACACCTCCCGCCGCCGCTATCTGGAAGCGAAAGGGGAATACCAGCGCTCGCAGGTGACGCTTGAACAGTTGATCGGCAAGCACGCCCAGGCCCGCGAGACACTGACCGAGGCCCTGGCAAGCCTTGCGCAGGCCGGTGCCGAAGTGAACCGCGACGTTGCCGACGAACGTGCAAGGATTGCCCAGGAACGGGCGGAACTGAAACAGGAGATTGCCAAGCTCAAGGATCGCCAGGAGCGTCTGTTCGTCAAGGCGCCGGTCGACGGTTATGTCAAGTCGCTCGGGCAGACCGGGCGTGGCGCCGTGGTCAATCCGGGCGACATGATCGCCGAGATCGTTCCGCTTTCCGAGAACCTTGTTGCCGAGGTCAAGGTCAATCCCAAGGACATCGGCCATATCAATGTCGGCGACAAGGCCGACATCACCATCACCAGCTACGATCCCAACATCTACGGCACGTTGTCCGCCAGGGTGGAAACGATTTCCGCCTCCAGTTTCCAGGACGAATATGGCGAATACTATTTCAAGGCGACACTCGCCTTCCCGGGGCAGACGATCGGAACGGGGTCTCACAAGCGCCCGGTACGTCCCGGCATGCAGGTCAATGCGCAGGTTGTCACCGGATCCAAGTCGATCCTGATGTATCTGCTCAATCCGGTCACCCGGGCGGCCCGCACGATCTTCACCGAACGCTGA